In the Rhizobium sp. CB3090 genome, one interval contains:
- a CDS encoding IS630 family transposase (programmed frameshift) — MGTALKIREDYTADELRRLARQSRDADWSRRLLALSVIYEGGSRSQAASIGGVGLQIIRDWVERFNLHGPDGLKTGKATGREPLLDDKQRKALAEAVEKGPVPYLDGVVRWRLVDLVQWLWQEHRVLVSRQTLGRELNAMGYRKLTARPKHHAQDPQAIEEFKKNFPAAVAEIAAGAAKGKRIEIWFQDEARIGQKNKITRRWAKRGTRPSAPHDQRTRSAYIFGAICPKLGKAAALVMPWCDTYAMNQHLMEISRHVAEDAHAILIMDQAGWHMSNNLTVPENVTILPLPPKSPELNPVENLWQFMRENWLSNRVFKSYEDIVDHCCDAWHKLQRQPWRVMSIGHRKWADEF, encoded by the exons ATGGGAACAGCACTGAAGATCCGCGAGGACTATACGGCTGATGAATTGCGTCGGCTGGCGAGGCAGAGCCGGGATGCAGATTGGTCCCGCCGGTTGCTTGCCTTGTCGGTCATTTACGAGGGCGGTTCGCGGAGCCAGGCGGCGTCGATTGGCGGGGTGGGTTTGCAGATCATCCGCGATTGGGTTGAGCGTTTCAATCTGCACGGTCCTGATGGTCTGAAGACAGGCAAGGCGACGGGGCGGGAGCCCTTGCTCGATGACAAGCAGCGCAAGGCGCTTGCCGAGGCGGTCGAGAAAGGTCCTGTTCCCTATCTCGATGGCGTCGTGCGCTGGAGGCTCGTTGATCTGGTGCAATGGCTTTGGCAGGAGCATCGTGTCTTGGTGAGCCGCCAGACGCTGGGGCGCGAGTTGAATGCCATGGGCTATCGCAAACTCACCGCACGTCCCAAGCACCATGCACAAGACCCGCAAGCGATCGAGGAATTTAAAAAAA ACTTCCCCGCCGCAGTGGCGGAAATCGCTGCCGGAGCCGCTAAAGGAAAACGAATAGAAATCTGGTTCCAGGACGAAGCCCGCATCGGCCAGAAGAACAAGATCACCCGTCGCTGGGCCAAGCGCGGAACACGGCCCTCAGCGCCGCACGACCAGCGCACGAGATCGGCCTATATCTTCGGTGCGATTTGCCCGAAGCTCGGCAAGGCCGCCGCACTCGTCATGCCGTGGTGCGACACCTATGCCATGAACCAGCATCTGATGGAAATCTCCCGCCATGTCGCCGAAGACGCCCACGCTATCCTCATCATGGATCAGGCGGGCTGGCACATGTCCAACAATCTCACCGTGCCCGAAAACGTCACCATCTTGCCGCTGCCGCCAAAGTCGCCCGAACTCAACCCGGTTGAAAACCTCTGGCAGTTCATGCGCGAAAACTGGCTCTCCAACCGCGTCTTCAAATCTTACGAGGACATCGTCGATCACTGCTGCGATGCTTGGCACAAGCTCCAACGCCAGCCTTGGCGCGTCATGTCAATCGGCCACAGAAAATGGGCCGATGAGTTCTAA
- a CDS encoding cobyric acid synthase → MTKAIMLQGTGSDVGKTVLVAGLCRLFANRGVRVRPFKPQNMSNNAAVAEDGGEIGRAQWLQSLAARVPSSVHMNPVLLKPQSETGSQIIVQGKVWGQAKGRDYQALKPQLLGAVLESFATMRAGTDLVIVEGAGSPAEINLRQGDIANMGFATRANVPVVLVGDIDRGGVIASLVGTHHILPEEDRRMIRGYLINKFRGDISLFGEGVDAIGGFTGWPCYGVVPWLKAAGRLPAEDSVVLERLARGSDGALKVAVPVLSRIANFDDLDPLRAEPDVDLVFVRSGERLPADAGLVVLPGSKSTIGDLMDLRAQGWDRDIADHVRRGGRVIGICGGYQMLGRMVHDPLGIEGSVTATPGLGLLDVETEMAPEKTLRNSVAFSREYDAPLSGYEIHLGVTRGVDCDRPSTMIDGRPDGALSSDGLIMGTYLHGLFTSDAYRAKLLASFGLTGERTDYRAGVEAALDEVATELEAVLDPAWLDSLVQ, encoded by the coding sequence ATGACGAAGGCAATCATGCTGCAGGGGACCGGCTCCGATGTCGGAAAAACGGTATTGGTCGCCGGACTCTGCCGGCTGTTTGCCAACAGGGGCGTCCGGGTGCGTCCGTTCAAGCCTCAGAACATGTCGAACAACGCTGCGGTGGCCGAAGACGGCGGCGAGATCGGCCGGGCGCAGTGGCTGCAATCGTTGGCCGCGCGCGTGCCGTCGTCGGTGCATATGAATCCGGTGCTGTTGAAGCCGCAATCGGAAACCGGCAGCCAGATCATCGTCCAGGGCAAGGTCTGGGGACAGGCGAAGGGCCGGGATTATCAAGCGCTCAAACCGCAACTGCTCGGCGCTGTCCTGGAAAGCTTTGCGACTATGCGCGCCGGAACCGATCTGGTGATCGTCGAGGGTGCCGGTTCGCCGGCCGAGATCAACCTCAGGCAGGGCGATATCGCCAATATGGGTTTTGCCACCCGCGCCAATGTCCCCGTCGTGCTGGTCGGCGATATCGACCGGGGTGGCGTGATCGCGTCGCTGGTGGGCACCCATCATATCCTGCCCGAGGAAGACCGGCGGATGATCCGCGGCTATCTGATCAACAAGTTTCGCGGCGATATCTCGCTGTTCGGCGAAGGTGTGGATGCCATCGGAGGCTTTACCGGCTGGCCCTGTTACGGCGTCGTGCCCTGGCTGAAGGCAGCAGGCCGGTTGCCGGCGGAGGATTCGGTCGTGTTGGAACGGCTTGCGCGAGGCTCTGACGGCGCATTGAAGGTCGCCGTGCCGGTCCTGTCGCGCATCGCCAATTTCGACGATCTGGATCCGCTGCGCGCCGAGCCGGATGTCGATCTGGTCTTCGTTCGCTCCGGTGAGCGGTTGCCCGCGGATGCGGGGCTCGTGGTCCTGCCAGGCTCGAAGTCGACCATCGGCGATCTCATGGACCTGCGGGCGCAGGGCTGGGATCGGGATATAGCTGATCATGTCCGCCGTGGCGGCCGCGTCATCGGCATTTGCGGCGGCTACCAGATGCTCGGCCGCATGGTGCACGATCCGCTCGGCATAGAGGGATCGGTAACGGCGACGCCGGGGCTCGGCCTGCTGGATGTCGAGACCGAGATGGCGCCGGAAAAGACCCTGCGCAACAGCGTAGCTTTTTCCAGAGAATACGACGCGCCGCTCTCGGGCTATGAGATCCATCTCGGCGTGACGCGCGGCGTCGATTGCGACCGGCCCTCGACCATGATCGACGGCCGGCCCGATGGCGCGCTCTCCAGCGATGGCTTGATCATGGGCACCTATCTGCACGGGCTTTTCACCAGCGATGCTTATCGGGCAAAGCTGCTGGCAAGCTTCGGCCTGACCGGCGAGCGGACGGACTACCGCGCCGGCGTCGAGGCCGCTCTGGACGAGGTCGCGACAGAGCTGGAAGCTGTCCTCGACCCTGCGTGGCTCGATAGCCTGGTGCAGTAG
- a CDS encoding ABC transporter substrate-binding protein, with product MKKLIASAIFAFGAYALAGSAQAAECGDVSIAEMNWASAGVAAQVDKIILQNGYGCNVTLVTGDTQPTFASMDEKGEPDVAPELWVNAVRTALDKAVSEGRLIEAAPLLSDGGVEGWWIPKFLADAHPDIKTVQDALKHPELFPAPEDSSKGAVYNCPSGWNCQISTANLYKALGAEKLGFTLVDTGSAAGLDGSIANAFEKKIGWLGYYWAPTAILGKYDMVRLSFNVPHDKKEWDACTSQQDCANPKVNSYPISDVYTVVTKSFASKASVAMDYVKTRKWDNGTVGKVLAWMTENQGTNEDGAKYFLKTYPDMWTKWVSPDVAAKVKASL from the coding sequence ATGAAGAAGCTCATCGCTTCCGCCATCTTCGCATTTGGTGCCTATGCCTTGGCTGGCTCGGCACAGGCTGCGGAATGCGGCGACGTATCGATCGCCGAAATGAACTGGGCATCCGCCGGCGTCGCCGCACAGGTCGATAAGATCATCCTGCAGAACGGCTATGGCTGCAACGTGACGCTGGTCACCGGCGATACGCAGCCAACATTCGCTTCCATGGACGAAAAGGGCGAGCCCGACGTCGCGCCCGAACTCTGGGTCAATGCCGTGCGCACCGCGCTCGACAAGGCCGTTTCCGAGGGCCGCCTGATCGAGGCAGCCCCCCTGCTCAGCGACGGCGGCGTCGAAGGCTGGTGGATTCCGAAATTTCTCGCCGACGCTCACCCGGATATCAAGACCGTTCAGGACGCGCTGAAGCATCCAGAGCTTTTCCCCGCTCCGGAGGATTCTTCGAAGGGCGCGGTCTACAATTGCCCATCGGGCTGGAACTGCCAGATTTCCACGGCCAACCTCTATAAGGCGCTCGGCGCCGAGAAGCTCGGCTTCACGCTGGTGGACACGGGTTCGGCTGCCGGGCTCGACGGCTCGATTGCCAATGCCTTCGAAAAGAAGATTGGCTGGCTCGGCTACTATTGGGCTCCGACCGCCATCCTCGGCAAATACGACATGGTTCGCCTGAGCTTCAACGTGCCGCATGACAAGAAGGAATGGGACGCGTGCACCTCGCAGCAGGATTGCGCCAATCCGAAAGTCAATTCCTATCCGATTTCTGACGTCTATACCGTCGTAACCAAGTCTTTCGCCTCCAAGGCGAGCGTTGCCATGGACTACGTCAAGACGCGCAAATGGGACAACGGCACGGTCGGCAAGGTTCTGGCCTGGATGACCGAAAATCAGGGTACGAACGAAGACGGCGCAAAATACTTCCTGAAGACCTACCCCGACATGTGGACCAAGTGGGTTTCTCCGGACGTAGCCGCCAAGGTCAAGGCCTCACTTTGA
- a CDS encoding proline/glycine betaine ABC transporter permease — MAIQCSFLPDVLCNFPAIDDSLIRAARKNIDDGFRGIVRAYGNVIDAVVQPLQWFLNYLEWLFTNTPWFIILLVMMAVVYAASRNLKIVAGTAISMILIGVCGLWGDTMVTLAMVTVCTLIAIVIGLPIGILMARSDRLQSIINPILDVMQTMPSFVYLIPVVVIFGIGKVPGLIAVVIYAIPPMIRLTNLGIRLVDKEVLEAADAFGSSHSQKLFNVQIPLALPTIMAGINQTIMMSLAMVVVASMVGVGGLGKNTLQAINNQFFTVGFLNGFALVAIAIIFDRTSQAYGRRLQKHSEVIHG, encoded by the coding sequence ATGGCTATTCAATGCAGTTTTTTGCCGGATGTTCTGTGTAATTTTCCGGCGATCGACGACAGCCTCATTCGCGCCGCGCGCAAGAACATCGATGATGGCTTCAGGGGAATAGTGCGTGCCTACGGCAATGTCATCGACGCCGTGGTTCAGCCGCTGCAATGGTTTCTGAACTATCTGGAATGGCTTTTCACCAATACGCCCTGGTTCATCATACTCCTCGTCATGATGGCCGTCGTCTATGCCGCCAGCCGCAATCTCAAGATCGTAGCCGGTACCGCCATTTCCATGATCCTGATTGGTGTCTGCGGCCTGTGGGGCGATACGATGGTGACGCTCGCCATGGTGACCGTCTGCACCCTCATCGCCATCGTCATCGGCCTCCCGATCGGCATACTGATGGCGCGTTCCGACCGGCTGCAATCGATCATCAATCCCATTCTCGACGTGATGCAGACGATGCCGAGCTTCGTCTATCTCATTCCCGTCGTCGTGATTTTCGGCATCGGCAAAGTCCCTGGCCTTATCGCCGTTGTGATTTATGCCATTCCGCCGATGATCCGGCTCACCAATCTCGGCATCCGCCTCGTTGACAAGGAAGTGCTGGAGGCGGCCGACGCCTTCGGCTCGTCGCATAGCCAGAAGCTGTTCAATGTGCAGATCCCGCTGGCGCTGCCCACCATCATGGCCGGCATCAATCAGACCATCATGATGTCGCTCGCCATGGTCGTCGTCGCCTCGATGGTCGGCGTCGGTGGGCTCGGCAAGAACACGCTGCAGGCGATCAACAACCAGTTCTTTACTGTCGGTTTCCTCAACGGCTTCGCCCTGGTCGCGATCGCCATTATTTTCGACCGCACGAGCCAGGCCTATGGCAGACGGCTCCAGAAGCACTCGGAGGTCATCCATGGCTAG
- a CDS encoding glycine betaine/L-proline ABC transporter ATP-binding protein, protein MASHAIQIKNLYKIFGQRGRDYVDAVKNGIGKAELNETHGHVLGLQDINIDMPAGAITVVMGLSGSGKSTLIRHINRLIEPTAGEVLYDGVDICNMGENALREFRRHKTAMVFQKFALLPHRTVMENTVYGLDIQGVARTESQKKGRYWIERVGLKGFENHYPNQLSGGMQQRVGLARALTNDADILLMDEAYSALDPLIRVDMQTVLLDLQKELKKTVVFITHDLDEALRLGDKIAILRDGKVVQQGSGQEIVLKPADDYITAFVKEVNRGRVIQAQTIMKPIAGEPHGMRISGDMTLEIAAKQMTDGGQTAAVITDAAGRPIGAIDLQGIIAAMVTPTTHETAEMAAA, encoded by the coding sequence ATGGCTAGTCACGCGATCCAGATCAAAAATCTCTACAAGATCTTCGGCCAGCGCGGGCGCGACTATGTTGATGCCGTGAAAAACGGCATCGGCAAGGCCGAGCTCAACGAGACGCATGGCCATGTCCTCGGCCTGCAGGATATCAACATCGACATGCCGGCCGGCGCCATCACTGTGGTCATGGGTCTATCGGGTTCAGGCAAGTCGACACTGATCCGCCACATCAACAGGCTCATCGAGCCGACCGCCGGCGAAGTGCTGTATGACGGGGTCGATATCTGCAATATGGGCGAAAACGCGCTGCGCGAGTTTCGTCGCCACAAGACGGCGATGGTGTTCCAGAAATTCGCTCTGCTGCCACACCGTACGGTGATGGAAAACACCGTCTACGGCCTGGACATCCAGGGCGTGGCCCGGACCGAAAGCCAGAAGAAAGGCCGATACTGGATCGAGCGTGTCGGCCTGAAGGGGTTCGAGAACCACTATCCGAACCAGCTTTCCGGCGGCATGCAGCAGCGCGTCGGCCTTGCGCGCGCGCTCACCAACGATGCCGATATTCTGCTGATGGACGAGGCCTATTCGGCGCTCGACCCGTTGATCCGGGTCGACATGCAGACCGTGCTTCTCGATCTGCAAAAGGAGTTGAAGAAAACCGTCGTCTTCATCACCCACGATCTCGACGAAGCACTGCGTCTCGGCGATAAAATTGCCATCCTGCGCGACGGCAAGGTCGTGCAGCAGGGCAGCGGCCAGGAAATCGTGTTGAAACCCGCCGACGACTACATCACCGCCTTCGTCAAGGAAGTGAACCGCGGCCGCGTCATTCAGGCTCAGACGATCATGAAGCCGATTGCCGGCGAGCCGCACGGAATGCGCATATCCGGCGACATGACGCTGGAAATCGCGGCAAAACAGATGACCGACGGCGGACAGACCGCTGCCGTCATCACCGATGCCGCCGGCCGGCCGATCGGCGCGATCGACCTGCAAGGTATCATTGCCGCAATGGTGACGCCGACGACGCATGAAACGGCGGAGATGGCGGCCGCCTAA
- the aac(6') gene encoding aminoglycoside 6'-N-acetyltransferase: MELIIEIGTIKDVEPWAQLRVALWPHHSLEDHRAELGRAFLSESGEAIAFIARNAANEAVGFAEASLRHDYVNGCSSSPVLFLEGIYVRPVDRRKGIVRSLCNAVADWGKSLGCVEFGSDALLENSTSHALHTALGFEETQRVVFFRKPL; the protein is encoded by the coding sequence ATGGAATTGATTATTGAGATTGGGACTATAAAAGATGTTGAACCATGGGCGCAGCTTCGCGTTGCGCTATGGCCACATCACTCTCTTGAAGATCATCGCGCTGAGTTGGGCCGCGCGTTTCTTTCAGAAAGTGGAGAAGCCATCGCGTTCATCGCTCGAAATGCTGCGAACGAAGCTGTCGGTTTTGCTGAAGCCAGTTTGCGACATGATTATGTAAATGGATGCAGCAGCTCGCCCGTTCTATTCCTCGAAGGGATTTATGTCCGGCCCGTTGACAGGCGAAAGGGTATCGTTCGATCGCTTTGCAATGCCGTTGCCGATTGGGGGAAGTCGCTTGGGTGTGTTGAGTTTGGCTCAGACGCGCTGCTTGAGAATTCAACCAGCCATGCGCTCCATACGGCTTTAGGATTTGAGGAGACACAGCGCGTCGTGTTCTTCCGAAAGCCACTGTAG
- the bmt gene encoding betaine--homocysteine S-methyltransferase, whose product MTVTANPLTDLLAEKGVLLADGATGTNLFAMGLEAGEAPELWIEQHPDRIIKLHQDFVDAGADIILTNTFGGTRHRLKLHHAQDRVHSLNKQAAEIARAVADKAGRKVIVAGSVGPTGELLMPLGALTYEDAVAAFAEQIEGLKAGGVDVAWIETMSSPEEIRAAAEAAVKVGLPYTYTGSFDTAGKTMMGLHPRDIHGVAKDVGEGPLAVGANCGVGASDILSSLLDMTDADPASIVIVKGNCGIPEYRGAEIHYSGTPPLMADYARLARDAGAKIIGGCCGTSCGHLAAMREALDTYTPGPRPTLETIIDRIGPLRNKTANEGGAAPVRERRRRG is encoded by the coding sequence ATGACCGTCACAGCCAATCCCTTGACCGATCTTCTTGCCGAAAAGGGCGTGCTGCTCGCTGATGGCGCGACCGGTACCAATCTTTTCGCCATGGGCCTGGAGGCCGGCGAAGCGCCGGAACTCTGGATCGAACAGCATCCCGATCGCATCATCAAGCTGCATCAGGATTTCGTCGATGCCGGCGCCGACATCATTCTCACCAACACCTTCGGCGGCACCCGCCACCGGCTGAAGCTGCACCACGCGCAGGACCGCGTTCACAGCTTGAACAAGCAAGCTGCCGAGATTGCCCGCGCCGTCGCCGACAAGGCTGGCCGCAAAGTGATTGTCGCCGGCTCCGTCGGCCCGACCGGCGAATTGCTGATGCCGCTTGGCGCGCTGACCTATGAGGACGCTGTTGCCGCTTTCGCCGAGCAGATCGAAGGCCTGAAAGCCGGCGGCGTCGATGTCGCCTGGATCGAGACCATGTCGTCGCCGGAAGAAATCCGCGCTGCCGCGGAAGCCGCCGTCAAGGTTGGCCTGCCCTACACCTATACCGGTTCCTTCGATACCGCCGGCAAGACGATGATGGGCCTGCATCCGAGAGACATTCACGGTGTTGCCAAGGATGTCGGCGAAGGTCCGCTTGCCGTTGGCGCCAATTGCGGCGTCGGCGCATCGGATATCCTCTCGAGCCTGCTCGACATGACTGATGCCGATCCGGCTTCGATCGTGATCGTCAAGGGCAACTGTGGCATTCCGGAATATCGCGGTGCCGAGATTCATTATTCCGGCACGCCGCCGCTGATGGCCGACTACGCCCGCCTTGCCCGCGACGCCGGCGCCAAGATCATCGGCGGCTGCTGCGGCACCTCCTGCGGCCACCTCGCCGCCATGCGCGAAGCGCTCGACACTTACACGCCTGGCCCGCGCCCGACGCTGGAAACGATCATCGATCGGATCGGCCCGCTGCGCAACAAGACTGCCAATGAAGGCGGGGCCGCTCCGGTGCGCGAGCGCCGTCGCCGAGGATAA
- the glf gene encoding UDP-galactopyranose mutase, with product MIDFSNVDLLIVGAGFYGATIAERVANELQKNVLLIDRRSHIGGNAYSEFDGETGIEVHRYGAHLFHTPNETVWTYLNRFTGFTDYKHRVYSTYRDQVYSMPINLGTISQFFNRRLSPAEARTLIADQAAEMAGRNPANLEEKAISLIGRPLYEAFIRGYTAKQWQTDPRDLPEHIITRLPVRYTFDNRYFNDKYEGLPVDGYTAIFERMLKHPKINIALGVDFFSLKSSLPPGLPIIYTGPIDRYFDYSEGELGWRTIDFEKETINTGDFQGMAVMNYADEAVPYTRILEFRHFNPERSYQSEKTVIVREYSRSAQRKDEPYYPIDTRQDKDVFLRYRARAEAEVNVHFGGRLGTYRYLDMHQAIGAALKAFESRVVPHFTEGQAIGGEK from the coding sequence ATGATCGATTTTTCCAACGTTGACCTGCTGATCGTCGGCGCAGGTTTTTATGGCGCGACGATTGCCGAGCGGGTTGCAAACGAACTGCAAAAGAATGTCCTGCTGATCGATCGCCGCAGTCATATCGGCGGCAATGCCTATAGCGAATTCGACGGGGAGACCGGAATTGAGGTCCACCGTTATGGCGCGCATCTTTTCCACACGCCGAACGAAACGGTCTGGACCTATCTGAACAGGTTCACGGGATTTACCGACTACAAGCACCGGGTCTATTCGACCTATCGGGATCAGGTCTATTCGATGCCGATCAATCTCGGCACTATCTCGCAGTTTTTCAACCGGCGTCTTTCTCCGGCGGAAGCGCGGACGCTGATCGCGGACCAGGCTGCCGAGATGGCCGGGCGCAATCCAGCCAACCTGGAAGAAAAGGCGATTTCCCTGATCGGCCGGCCCTTATACGAGGCGTTCATCCGCGGCTATACCGCAAAGCAGTGGCAGACAGACCCCCGCGATCTGCCCGAGCATATCATCACCCGGCTCCCCGTCCGCTACACGTTCGATAACCGATATTTTAATGACAAATATGAGGGTTTGCCGGTCGACGGATATACGGCGATCTTCGAGCGGATGCTGAAGCACCCCAAGATCAATATCGCCCTCGGCGTCGATTTCTTTTCGCTGAAATCCTCGCTGCCGCCGGGCCTGCCGATTATCTATACGGGTCCGATCGATCGGTATTTCGACTATTCGGAAGGGGAATTGGGCTGGCGCACGATCGATTTCGAAAAGGAGACCATCAATACCGGCGATTTCCAGGGCATGGCCGTCATGAACTATGCCGACGAGGCGGTCCCCTATACGCGCATCCTGGAGTTCCGCCACTTCAATCCCGAAAGAAGCTATCAGAGCGAAAAGACCGTCATCGTAAGGGAATATTCGCGCTCAGCGCAGCGGAAGGACGAGCCCTATTATCCGATCGACACCCGGCAGGACAAGGATGTCTTCCTGCGGTATCGGGCGCGCGCGGAAGCGGAAGTCAACGTCCATTTCGGAGGACGGCTCGGTACCTACCGATATCTCGACATGCACCAGGCAATCGGTGCGGCCCTGAAGGCGTTCGAGAGCCGCGTCGTGCCGCATTTCACCGAGGGACAAGCCATTGGTGGTGAGAAATAA
- a CDS encoding DUF707 domain-containing protein produces MTSFAASNLQTLTQAERVAIAAQWSDAPHLQAEMLSGTSWQLSDLDGRQLLPFLVLAPEGLVGNAPHGSLDHWYVANGKLCILDSQGMPTIVFTAARVVNSAVVALAGHAVLAGVEAIYILNLVDHPPHPVAPTPPYMERRARFIKQPPAGERRANLVVVRANGSSLHPRWFEGLDDNTRTWDLCVSWYGNEIPETSVSPEYLTHAPNQRKFKPIFDLFYDDSPLWNYDRIWLPDDDLLCSGPDLNKMFHLSRKYGLDLAQPSLRQEPGCHINHPITAQRQGGEVRFEPFVEIMCPLFSRRALRICIGSIKDAVSGYGLDHLWPSFLGRPAARMGVIDGVGIVHTRPIGASYDVRSAIAEQAALWNSYGFTYTRIPGVN; encoded by the coding sequence ATGACATCATTCGCAGCGAGTAACCTGCAAACTCTTACGCAGGCGGAGCGTGTGGCAATTGCCGCACAGTGGTCCGATGCTCCGCATTTGCAGGCAGAGATGCTTTCCGGCACATCCTGGCAATTGAGCGATCTGGACGGGCGGCAGTTGTTGCCGTTCCTTGTGCTTGCCCCCGAGGGACTAGTCGGGAATGCCCCTCACGGATCACTCGACCATTGGTACGTGGCCAACGGAAAACTTTGTATCCTCGATAGTCAAGGAATGCCAACGATCGTATTCACCGCGGCTCGCGTCGTGAATTCAGCGGTTGTGGCGCTTGCCGGTCATGCCGTCCTTGCCGGCGTCGAGGCCATCTACATTCTGAACCTTGTCGATCATCCGCCGCATCCGGTCGCGCCGACGCCACCTTACATGGAACGTCGGGCGAGATTCATCAAACAGCCGCCAGCGGGCGAACGTCGGGCAAATCTCGTTGTCGTTCGCGCCAACGGTTCATCGTTACACCCGCGCTGGTTCGAAGGGCTCGACGACAATACACGCACCTGGGATCTCTGCGTAAGCTGGTACGGAAACGAAATTCCCGAGACCTCGGTGTCGCCGGAATATCTGACCCATGCTCCGAACCAGCGGAAGTTCAAGCCGATCTTCGATCTGTTTTATGACGATAGTCCGCTTTGGAACTACGATCGCATCTGGTTGCCCGACGACGATCTGTTGTGCAGCGGACCGGATTTGAACAAGATGTTCCATCTGTCGCGCAAATACGGGCTCGATCTGGCTCAGCCATCGCTTCGCCAGGAGCCTGGCTGCCACATCAATCATCCGATAACCGCGCAGCGCCAAGGCGGAGAGGTTCGTTTCGAACCCTTCGTCGAGATCATGTGCCCGCTCTTTTCGCGACGCGCGCTCCGCATCTGCATCGGCAGCATCAAGGATGCGGTTTCGGGCTATGGCCTGGACCATTTGTGGCCTTCATTCCTCGGCCGGCCTGCTGCGCGCATGGGCGTCATCGACGGAGTCGGCATTGTTCACACGAGGCCTATCGGCGCGAGCTATGACGTGCGCTCCGCAATTGCCGAGCAAGCGGCGCTTTGGAACAGCTATGGGTTTACCTACACGAGAATTCCAGGCGTGAACTGA
- a CDS encoding glycosyltransferase family 2 protein: MSSIESPVLSICVPTYNRQFMLERNVSFHLDSFRRLNIPFEIVIVDDCSTDNTAAYVQSISHHPEISAYRRASNSGFLSNYAFAMQRARGQYAVFLGDDDLLIPEKVVEYIRLMADDQRIGMVQAPWMLVDGRPGGGDMQPFYHLSYPTRHAKGDFHSMLEFILERHVFPEFMIIRRDVLAKSISSPTPFIFWAFLYTTRALDKADILFMPEPFARVTAVSDDPRLQQGNKECMFQWDTYRGGLEYLASQALRDGRLPADYRTSLVHRITQFMLQRQAVAMRLHVNAQNWVEAYIMYHRMAAYHPSPLPPESYDQIRKLAGIATAATEAIAFNGEPVILEPIVDDTTINLLPPSIRERLSREAPELDRSDKPRAFLRFTQNFPPNPGPKDGLFDILTYIEQFV; encoded by the coding sequence ATGTCCTCTATTGAATCCCCCGTCCTTTCGATCTGCGTTCCGACCTACAATCGTCAGTTCATGCTTGAGCGCAACGTAAGCTTCCACCTGGATTCTTTTCGCCGGCTAAACATTCCCTTCGAGATCGTGATCGTCGATGACTGCTCGACGGACAACACCGCGGCCTATGTCCAATCCATCTCGCATCACCCGGAAATCAGCGCCTACCGCCGCGCAAGCAATTCCGGTTTTCTCAGCAATTATGCCTTCGCCATGCAGCGTGCCCGCGGTCAATACGCGGTCTTCCTCGGAGATGACGACTTGCTCATTCCGGAAAAGGTCGTCGAGTATATCCGCTTGATGGCGGACGACCAGAGGATCGGCATGGTGCAGGCGCCGTGGATGCTCGTTGATGGAAGGCCCGGCGGCGGAGACATGCAGCCCTTTTATCACCTGTCCTATCCGACGCGTCATGCGAAGGGCGATTTCCATTCGATGCTGGAATTCATTCTGGAGCGGCACGTCTTTCCCGAGTTCATGATCATCCGACGTGATGTTCTGGCCAAGTCGATCTCCAGCCCGACGCCCTTCATCTTCTGGGCGTTTCTCTATACGACCCGTGCGCTCGACAAGGCCGACATCCTCTTCATGCCGGAGCCCTTCGCACGCGTAACGGCTGTTTCCGACGACCCGCGCCTGCAGCAGGGCAACAAGGAATGCATGTTCCAATGGGACACCTACAGAGGCGGCCTGGAATATCTTGCCTCGCAAGCCCTTCGCGACGGCCGGCTTCCTGCCGATTACCGGACATCCCTGGTGCACCGCATCACGCAATTCATGTTGCAACGCCAGGCGGTCGCCATGCGCCTGCACGTCAACGCGCAGAATTGGGTCGAGGCCTACATCATGTATCATCGCATGGCGGCCTATCACCCTTCGCCGCTGCCGCCGGAATCCTACGACCAGATTCGCAAGCTCGCCGGCATCGCGACCGCCGCAACGGAAGCGATCGCATTCAACGGCGAACCCGTCATTCTCGAGCCGATCGTCGACGACACGACGATCAATCTTCTGCCGCCATCGATCCGGGAACGTCTGAGCCGGGAAGCTCCCGAACTCGATAGGTCCGACAAGCCACGGGCTTTCCTTCGCTTCACGCAGAACTTTCCGCCCAATCCTGGTCCGAAGGACGGTTTGTTTGATATTCTCACCTATATCGAACAGTTCGTCTAA